DNA from Cydia pomonella isolate Wapato2018A chromosome 14, ilCydPomo1, whole genome shotgun sequence:
acaaaaagcgAACAGTATagcaacaaacaaaaaacaatcaCCTAGCGTAGGTAGCGGTCATGATACGAGTACACTCAAAATGTCGCACAACAGGTGAGTCGTATCGGCCCGCTACAGTAGCTAGGATGGGGTTGGAGTTGGCCCGCACTCTGCAGAGCAACGAGGCAATCCTCTTTCGTATTATGGCATAGTAGTCATCTGTGCGAGCTTGTGCAAACATGTCTGATGTGCTGCAGAAATGAGGCAGCCCCAACAACATCCTGAAACCattattatattggacgcgCAGGGAACTGATGGTGTTCTGCGTAAAACTAGTCCAGAGGTTGCACGCGAAGAAAACTTGGCTTTAGATAAAGTTATATTTAGTGGTAGTCACAAAGCTGTGAATTTAAACCATATAAATGGGATGTTAAAATTGCTATTTAAACGGGTTTGTTTTCGTTCAATCAGTAGCAGAGCATTAGTAACCGCtgcataaaataaacaatacctttttttaaataacatatatgttatctaaatattttacacaagACGAGGAGACAATACCTACCCTCGTCCTACCCATCCAGATTTcaagaaataaaaattcaagATTAATGCCACCACTCTCCCGATTAAAACTGGATTCGTCTGGCCCTCtaaaaatgtcaataaaattgtacaataaattacctgaagaaattaaaaaaagaagtaaataaagtatttttgcaaatatattaaaaacaaatacttattacaaaaacttattattctgtgaatgaatatttaaacgacaaactataaaatgtaaatttttgtataataagctaGTTACAGTTGTTacctaatgtaaaaaaaatagtttaagttAGCTTAAGTTTCTTATAAGAATTGCCATGCTCTTACAGGGCTCATGTTTGAAACTTTTATTTCGAACTTATGTACAACATGAAAGCAAATAAACTACTTGAATACTTGAAGAAACCTACACcttgtacctaagatggactacttacctacctaatacatatttgtacctatgaactgctgtaaaaagtaatgaaataaacgtatttgtatttgtaaggaacatcgtgaggaaacatGACTAAGGCTGTTCCTCCGGGTTCGAAATTGAGGTAGCAGTTACTACTACTAGATTAGACTACCTCAACTACTAGACGGAGCATATGAGATAATCGAGGTCACCACATGTAAGCGCTCTCGTACTCGGCGTACAGTATGGGAGCACTACGGCTTATTTCAGTTGCTCATGCATTATTAACACCAGTACTCGTATTTGTTTTCCTATTTCTCGTATTtattccacggctcatgggaatcTGGcgttcgcttggcaactaatcccaaaaattgaTGTACGCACTAATTTTCACAAAAGCGACTatcatctgatcttccaacccaggggGAAAAccagaccttattgggattagcccggtttcctcacaaagttttccttcaacgaaaagcgactgataaatgtTAAATGATATATCGAATATAATTTCCGAAAAACGCAcgttacgagccggggtttgtataaattaaaaatatttattagtttagcTTTAGGTGTGTACTTGGCCtgttaaaatatgaaatagaaTACAACTCAGTTGTGATGCTTGAATTGtagcatataaataaataaataaaaaaatattataggacattattacacaaattgactaaatcccacagtaagctcaataaggctttctgttgagggtacttagacaacgatatatataatatataaatatctataaatacttaaatacatagaaatcatccatgactcaggaacaaatatccatggtcatcacacaaatacatgcccttaccaggatttgaacccgggaccatcagcttcgtaggcagggtcactacccactaggccaaaccggtcgtcataaaatTGCACTACAAATAAAATTGCAATTATGTGTGGTGACCTAGACTCTTTGTAACGCTCCATAATGCGCTGTTTGCCTGTTTGTGTAGTCTGTGCTGGAAAGCACTTAGATTATGATTAAAGTAGAAGCAAAAAGCACAAAGGAAAGGAAAGGAAGCAAGGGAGTAAAGAATTGCGGAGGAAGCAAAAGATAAAGTCGCCAGTACAGTGCCGCCAAATTCAtcttttcatacaattaaagttacgctctcattttataaAGACATGCTGGAATAGCGCGAAACTAGGTATGGACATTGAAgtaatatatatctttgtctgaaATTAGTTTTGGTTGCTAGAAATCGCATTTTCATTCATGCGAAATTTCATGCTATTTCAGCATGTCGCTTTCTATGTCAGCATTTTCGCACCCGATGGTAGACCATCTCAGCGGTGAGTGGACGACATCCGGCGGCACGGAGGTAGAGACTGGATGAGTCGTCAAGAAAATCGACAAGAGTCGTAGAAGAGGGCAGAGACCTACTTATATCCAAGATCTAAAGGCcaccatgatgatgatgatgtagaATGGTTTGCTGATAATTCGGGCAAAACAAGAGATTTAtgtagaaaataatttaaaagcaATTACGGGAGACTAGAAAGGCCGTgagataaaagtaaaataaacctTTGCTTAATAAAACCCAGAATTCGTGAAAGCGGACTAATGGTACTCGAAAACCAATCTTGTAGGTCCAAGTGTTCCTCTTCGAGGCGTTCCACGTAATAAGTGGCAGCggatatgaataaataaatataatgggacaatcttacacaaatcgaccaagTCTCACTGTCAACTCAAAAAGGCTTGAGTTGTGGGTACTAGAAGACGCTACATATAATagataggtataaataaatacttaaatgtataGAAAACGTTCATAATTCgggaaaaaatatatgtgttaaatacaagttacaaatgcccttaccggcaTTCGAACCCGAGACTTcctgctttgtaggcagggtcactatcagCTAATATAGAAAGCGGTTCAAAATAAAACGGATATGCCATTAAAATCAGTCGACACCAATTGTATCCACGGGAGATAGTTTATTTTACATATGCCCCTTTCCATACCCGCACCTACTCTGCCTGGACGTGCGtttgaatatatgtatacagcctATTCACGTCTTGGTGAAAACTAATAAGTCTACTAATCTACTATCAGTATCTACTATCTAATCGTGATATCTACTAATAAGTAGATATCACGATTTCCACGTGCTACAccattgtgtttttttattctattaatttcaagacaatgttttattttatgctaGACGATTTAGCGTGCCTCTTACGGTATTCATGTAGGTAGAATTAATTAGTCGCGAGGATGACAAATGTCCGGCAAGGTTTTGCCTGTCTTTCTGTGGCAGTCATTCATATTTtacccatacaaattttcagaaaaaatgGCAGTACGATTAGTacgtacggtaagatatcgcatGGCCTCCTCCCTTCTGACGTATCGAAAGCCGGTTTGCTCTAAGGTGTATAGGCTTTattatacaacattttaaatataaagattAAAAAGTATACTAAAATAACTTTAGGCATGTTACAAACATGTTAAATCAAAATTACAGTATcaaaaaatgcatagaaaattcaaaattgaTAACATTTATCTCGCTTCCATCTTTTACTTATACCACACACAACGATCCCAGGATTGGGTACTTACGCCAATCGCTTTAGGTTTTAGAGTGCGGACGTCATGTGTTAGGGATTTTTCCACTTAATTGATTAAAACGGGGAATGTGTGCCTTTGATGTGAGTGTGACCTCCGGCGGATGATTATTTGCGTGCCGTTCGATGGCACTATAGAAGTATGTATTGAATCGTCGGCACCATATCTTCTATAGGCTGCAGCAGATACTGATTTCAAAATTTGACTAGCAAAAACTAAAACATCTAAACAAAAactctttatttttatgaaaaaaatgaatgtgtttttttaatcatttattctAAATGGCGACCTTCGCTGTGTACACATTCCTCCAAGCTTTCCCGCATATTCAGAAATTAATGCAAAGCCTTGCGGTCTAATTCCGTTTtaacttgttttattatataattattattttattttattctttattgcacataagaacacactgtacaaaaggcgaacttaatgccataaggaaTGCTCTAGCAGTCAACCTTTCAAGCAGATAAGTTGTTGTTATATCTGTTAATTATACGTATATTTACAAGAATATTTAGAGATCAGAAAAAAACAGTGCATTAGGTAAAGTGAACTTTATCTACTTGCAGATCAAAGACCGTCtctaaaaacttataaaatacaccttgaaaaagaaattttaattaaattatttgtctTTATTCTTCTAaacttttcaatttaaattactgTCCAAACTTATCAACTTATTCTAACTTTAAGCTAAATTACTTAAATTAGCATTGAGAGaactttatttaacatttttcagGGAGTTACCACCTCCTATCGAACCCCAATCGGTAAGTAGTCCGTTTTTTAAGAGGAATTCGTATAAGGAGAGATATATTTTCCGGAGTACAGCAATGCCACTTGGTACGAATGTTATACACGTCCACCGAAGTCCAAAGCGACCGGGAGCCAGACTGAACTCCGCGACAtgtgggggggagggggggtcaaaGTACAAAGTTGCCGGCGCTCAGAAAAAAAATTCTGGTGGATTCGTTTGGACCTTTAAGTCAAGTTTGGTGTCGTTTTCAGATAACTAGATGATGCCCAGTTCATTCCCCATACCAGTTCTTTTAGGGTGCCATAGCAAAATATGAcgaaatacttaaaataataaacttttagaAGTAACACAATGTAAACAAACCcttatattttgatatttttgtatgaagcttggtttataaaaaatactatccGAAAGCCTATTTAATgcagattataaaaacattaacaataaatatacattttactattttcattgtaaaataaattaattgttgCACATACGTAATAGAGCCGCAGCGCGGTCTCACTGATCGCGCGCGGGCGACGCGGCGACGCTCAGCGGGGCGGGGTCATGATCTTCGCCATTCGCGTTCATTCGACTTCACTCACTCAACcgacatacatactcgtacagtcAGTTTTCGTTCAACTTTCGTTCGAAGTGTACCACACGTGGCTTGGAATCTATAGTTTATACAAGAATTCCAAAAGGATGGGCTAACTTTCTTCGTGACGGATCAAACAAAGAAGAGTTATACCATCTTTTGTCGTCACATTGTTACTCAAACATGGACTTACCAATGGGTAAAGAATTCGTCATAACTGATGGCTCCGAAGCTCTTAGTAAAACCACTCCGACTGAGAATATGGCACCGTGCAATCACGAAGAAGCGGACACACGGATAATGCTTCATCTTGCTGACGCTGTGCTGAAAGGGCACTCCAAGGTAATGTTAAGAACAGTCGACACAGATGTCGTCGTACTAGCAATATCTTGTGTGCCAAAGCTAGAAGGCCTAGAAGAACTATGGGTGCACATTGGAACAGGACGAAATCACCAATACCTGGCGTGTCACACTATATCTTCATGTTTAGGTAACAGACTTATTAGTACCCTAATCAATTTTATGACaagatcaatcaaatttaatactaaattaatgGTCTTCTGTATTGTTACAGGCCCTGAAAGAACACACGTTGTGCCCTTATTTCATTCTTTCACCGGATGTGACACAACCTCATCCTTTAACGGAAGAGGGAAAAAAACCGCGTTTGAAGCTTGGAAAGCATATCCGAATGTCACACGGGGGTTTGAAGCACTGTATAGGGGGGAATATGACAGAGCGGACcctgaaattcaaaaatttgttATTACCATGTATGACAGGTAAGAaaacgattttatttaaaatatacttttatccAGAACTTGCGTGCAGCGAGACCTGTCCTTTATCTAAGATCTTTATCTAAGAGTATTTGTTTTTCAGATCATGCCCCTCTGAGACAGTAAATGAGTGTCGcaagaatttatttacaaaaaaagacaGGCAACTCGATAATTTGCCTCCTACTGAAGCTGCTCTCAAACAACATACCTTAAGGGCAGTTTTACAGGCTGTTTATGTTTGGGGGCAGTGCCTAATAAAAAACCAGAATATTCCTTGCCCATCTGAATGGGGTTGGCAGAAAGAAGGAGAAGTTTGGGTGCCACTGTGGACCCAAAGTCCTATGGCTGCTCAAGCATGCCTGGAGTTGATTAGATGTAGGTGCTTGAAATCTTGCAGAAACAAATGTAATTGCTCCAAACGCCAGCTCAAATGCACAGAACTATGTAATTGTGGaggaaattgtaaataaatgtctgtaaactttaatatttcattttacataaCTCATCAACTGTAATAAATACATCTAATATGTATATGGACGAAAAGTGGAGCATATTattaactttaagaaaacatttAAATTCTGTAAATCGGTGGAGTACTTATCAATTTATGGCGTGAAAACCAAACTGCTCTTCCGCCATCTTTGATTGCCTTCCTTTCCCCCCTCCACTACTTTAACACTCTACGACCGATAGTTTCGTGTTTTGGGCGTTACTAGGAATCCAACGATATCAGTTGTGATAGCTAAAAAGCACAAATGAAAAGTTCCAGTAGTTCGAAGATAAATCGTTCTATGCGGCTATAGAGGGtatgtacaataattattttattttacactgaaaaaagttaaatgtttatttattgttattttttttataatttgcatTAGATGGGCTTTCGGatagtattttttacaaacgaagtttcatacaaaaatatgaaaatataaggGTTTGTTTACATTGTGTTACTactaaaagtttattattttaagtattgcGTCATATTttgctatggaaccctaaaagaaCTGGTATGGGGAATGAACTGGGCATCATCTTATTATCTGAAAACGACACCAAACTTGACTTAAATGTCCAAACGAATCCACCAGAATTTTTTTTCTGAGCGCCGGGAACTCTATACtttgaccccccctcccccccacaTGTCGCGGAGTTCAGTCTGGCTCCCGGTCGCTTTGGGCTTCGGTGGACGTGTATAACATTCGTACTAAGTGGTATTGCTGTACAGAAAATTGGCGTACTTTTTCCCCTTAAAAAACGGACTAAAGCAGATGACGTGACGTGTGTCTCGTGTCTGACGTGTGACCGAGgcaaatgcgacgttttgataGCATCGGAGATCTCATGGGATTCAGTGTtgttctccgttttgtatggagaatgttctcctgcgagaacattccccattgtaaACGGAGAATGTTCTcaagaacggcacaactatactCTTGAAGTTGATAGTGGACTACTGCTTTTCCATAGAAGCAAGCGTATTATTCCCCATTTTTCACCTtgcatattgacattatggaaaatatttttactcaatTTGTTGTTCATTTACTAAAGCTATGCcctgtcgtttgacttttttcagtttttttattattataagagttggGAGCGAAAAACTGATtgcataaaaaaatttaaagctCCAACtcttacaataataaaacaataaaaaaaaatcaaacgaaggggcataggtATAATTAGTATACATCAGAtaggataaaaaaatatgtccagagaggaaaatggggactaagtttGTTTGGCGATTCGGTCACATGgcgtcgtcccctttcgtcttaattgCTCTTAACAGAGTTGGCTGAACGTCCTCAGCCGATTCGGCGTTGACAAATGTGGTGACACCCTTATTAGTCTGAGGGCCCTACATTGCGTACGAGCTGTAAGTAATTAAGTTGTCAAAAGTGATAGTTTAATTAGTTAACTAATGACAGAGACACACGAAAGGATATTGCGAGGAAAAATGCTGCGAATTTCAAAGTAAAAGAGAAGATACAAGAAGATTTTCATCTAACATCCATTGCTAACACACGTAAAAACTGCTGTACGTGTAGTAGGTAGATAAGCCAATAGATACTATTACTCTCTGTTTTGCCTTAGGACCGAAGTCCTATAAGAGTTGGTTTGGAGGTGTTATATATATTGTAACTGACATTCGGATCTTTGTAAGTGCGATGTAGGGAACGTATGGCGCTTCATGCAAATCATGCAGGATTGCACTCTTTATATAGGAGTGGGTATATTAACGCCATCTGTTCACTTGTGGTACGTAGATTATTTACATAGATTGCCTTCTACatagatttaaaatataaaaacttcgCTATCCTTGACCGGATATCGTATAATAACTGGAATTAACTACggagtaaattttattaaagAGAAAGAGCTGGCTAGTATGGCAAGAATCAGCAATTTGTATATAAAACTAGTGTTTCCATCAGACGTCAAAAATAGGGCAGTTGACTGCTTAGTCAAATCAGTATCTTTTTTCGAACTGCCAAAATGATTAGCCACTATGAAATCTCTATGAAATACAGAACAATGACGTAACGGTTAAGTTATTTACTCTTTATAGTTCCTTGTGatctattaaatataaattgggTATAGAAATAACTGCGGTCTAGGTTTTTCTATTCTTTTTCTGGAGCTTTATTTCGTACATGGTGtgtaatactttattttaaatacaggaaatATCCCTATAAAATAGCGGTGAAATCAAGTTTAACGCTATTTCACGGAATACGGACAAAATCTAGCTGACATCATGTTACGgagtacattaaaattatatgcacaataaaatttaatacttattaaggaAATACAAGCGCAAAATCACACCGAGCTACCAAAATCACTTGTTTTCTAATACCATCCAAGTACCTAGTGAAATTTGCACCTAAAATTTGAAACACTAAAACGCTACATTGAATCCAAAATGGCCGTCACGTTCTGACAGTCGAAATTTCGTAAGTTTCCCGTCATTTCGCACGTATCTGTGCGGTTTCGTTACGACTAGACCATTCACTTTCATTTTATCGCTACGTATTACGAGTATGTTAGGCTATTCGTAGAATACCGCTcattttatgattttgtgtcTAGCTAACAATAGAATACACTACGTGGGACGGTTTCTGACACTTcacttttagttttttttaacagtctccgtagcctatggacgcctgtaactccagaggtgttacatgcgcgttgccgactctaacacaccgcaccctcgttgagctctgtcaacctcactcaccggcaggaatacaacactatgagtagggtctagtgttatttggctgcggttttctgtaaggtggagatacttccccagttgggctctgctctagatctggaatgacatccgctgtgctgtgctgcCGTACCACACAAATCGAGATGACATTCAGAGTGCATTAATATATTCTATTAGATTTGATAATGTATACAAAACATTGGAATGCTAAGGCCAAGGTTCCTATATCCATAAACTCAATTATCGATGTTTCTCTCATATGCTCAGTTATCACTCCATGTTTCGAttgtgaaaatataattttattgaaaacataaacatgaaacataataataactCTGCTTcttattctttataaaaataaaaagggtTTTATAAAACTCCACTCTTGACTTTCGATTTTATCAACTTTATCatcgaaataatatttaagtataaaatatacatttacaaaCAAATCTAGGGCGTTCACGAGTGTTTGAGAAAAGTATCGataattgagtttatcgatataggACTTCCTACCTGTCGTTAAATTTGTCGCACTTGTTCGGTTTTTTTCGTTACACACACCTTCCAGGTAACCTTTACTTAGCAGAAAGTAATAAATTTACCTActcatgtcagtaggtgttgAATCGGCAATAAAAGAAACATATCACAAAATACACACAAATCAATTTAATAGATAGGCTAAACCCAGTTATTAACATGCATGATATTTTTATCCAGCTAGAAATACGAGAATGATattaaagatattaaatatttctacacGGACAAAGACACAAGTCAATAATATTACCgactcaaaattttcaaatagaTATCTCGGTAGTCTAACTTATTAATACGCTGCTAACAAACTTGCAGCCATCTCCGGCCGTATGTTCCGCCATCTTGGGCGGCCATATTGGCTGCCGGAAGGAAGTCGAGTTGGGAACTCGCTGGAATTCCCCTTGCCGACGTAGGTATTAGCCGTTTATTCGTGAATGGCTTTAGCAATTTGGATGCTAACTTCAATTAGCTGCATGGAAACTTAAATATGGGTacttaatcattaatttttacaaCACTGCTTTTTGAcaaatttgagaattttatgttattttgacTCATAATTACGAGCTATTTCGTTCCTAATgggagaaaaaaaaagtgtcccaattTTACACACCGGACACTTTTCGTTCCTTTCATTCCGTCAGGGTGATACAAAGTCTATGACAAATGGTAACGGAACGTAATGGGAATAAACATATTGGAACACTTTGATTCTCCAATTAGAATTCAACGACctcatgattctgagtagaaataacataaaaaatattgtcaaaaaaagTGTAGAGTacagctttaaataaaattacccaTATAGTAAGAGTATATTGAAAGGTTTTAGTAGTAGTGTTGTCTCGATCCATCCGTGTAGTATTTTTGTctagtaaatattataattaaatgtacTACTTTCACGCTCTGAGCTGTTGCATTAGCCTTAGCAGCTGTTTCGTAGCTCAGGGTTTACCTTTGTCACTCCACTCTGTATGATTTTCAGCATCATCTTATCTAAGATTGGCATAATATGCTctatttacatatataatataagtacgTAATGAAAGACCTAGGTATGGATCTGTGGATGATGTCTATCACATTATTAGAGAGTGTAGTAACAACCGCGTCCTTAGGGTGGCGCTCAGCCAATCTAAAGCAATATGACATCGGTGCATTTATAAACATTCTTTCGGAAAACGCAGTAAAAAAGACCCATAATGAGGTGGTCCAACGACCTGGTTA
Protein-coding regions in this window:
- the LOC133524880 gene encoding uncharacterized protein LOC133524880, yielding MLRTVDTDVVVLAISCVPKLEGLEELWVHIGTGRNHQYLACHTISSCLGPERTHVVPLFHSFTGCDTTSSFNGRGKKTAFEAWKAYPNVTRGFEALYRGEYDRADPEIQKFVITMYDRSCPSETVNECRKNLFTKKDRQLDNLPPTEAALKQHTLRAVLQAVYVWGQCLIKNQNIPCPSEWGWQKEGEVWVPLWTQSPMAAQACLELIRCRCLKSCRNKCNCSKRQLKCTELCNCGGNCK